A genomic window from Physeter macrocephalus isolate SW-GA unplaced genomic scaffold, ASM283717v5 random_718, whole genome shotgun sequence includes:
- the LOC114483957 gene encoding RNA-binding protein Musashi homolog 2-like isoform X1, with protein MEANGSQGTSGSANDSQHDPGKMFIGGLSWQTSPDSLRDYFSKFGEIRECMVMRDPTTKRSRGFGFVTFADPASVDKVLGQPHHELDSKTIDPKVAFPRRAQPKVSPRGCWRARVLCQMFLADR; from the exons ATGGAGGCAAATGGGAGCCAAGGCACCTCGGGCAGCGCCAACGACTCCCAGCACGACCCCGG TAAAATGTTTATCGGTGGACTGAGCTGGCAGACCTCACCAg ATAGCCTTAGAGACTATTTTAGCAAATTTGGAGAAATTAGAGAATGTATGGTCATGAGAGATCCCACTACGAAACGCTCCAG AGGCTTCGGTTTCGTCACGTTCGCAGACCCAGCAAGTGTAGATAAAGTATTAGGTCAGCCCCACCACGAGTTAGATTCCAAGACG ATTGACCCCAAAGTTGCATTTCCTCGTCGAGCGCAACCCAAG GTCAGTCCACGCGGATGCTGGAGGGCCCGTGTTCTATGTCAGATGTTTTTGGCGGACAGGTGA
- the LOC114483957 gene encoding RNA-binding protein Musashi homolog 2-like isoform X2, with product MEANGSQGTSGSANDSQHDPGKMFIGGLSWQTSPDSLRDYFSKFGEIRECMVMRDPTTKRSRGFGFVTFADPASVDKVLGQPHHELDSKTIDPKVAFPRRAQPKTPGAPLPQP from the exons ATGGAGGCAAATGGGAGCCAAGGCACCTCGGGCAGCGCCAACGACTCCCAGCACGACCCCGG TAAAATGTTTATCGGTGGACTGAGCTGGCAGACCTCACCAg ATAGCCTTAGAGACTATTTTAGCAAATTTGGAGAAATTAGAGAATGTATGGTCATGAGAGATCCCACTACGAAACGCTCCAG AGGCTTCGGTTTCGTCACGTTCGCAGACCCAGCAAGTGTAGATAAAGTATTAGGTCAGCCCCACCACGAGTTAGATTCCAAGACG ATTGACCCCAAAGTTGCATTTCCTCGTCGAGCGCAACCCAAG